In Exiguobacterium sibiricum 7-3, a genomic segment contains:
- a CDS encoding MFS transporter, producing MNYSLFVRIQSMILMSSSIIFPFYLLLVRQIGDSYAQFGLAYGLFTLTSAFAYLGIGRLSDRFGDRSLLVTHTFGMALVLLYVPIVTSISHVYLIQIIMGILGALQKNTEKTILARQELALTTVGRTIGRYHFKTSLWSALGIIAAGYLIDFLTIGSLFYIISAVYFYVTLRLLWDRPRSEKKHTEDSSSGVEAGIKK from the coding sequence ATGAACTATTCACTTTTTGTTCGTATTCAAAGCATGATTTTAATGAGCAGCAGTATCATTTTTCCGTTTTATTTATTGCTTGTCCGGCAAATTGGAGATTCCTATGCCCAGTTCGGTCTTGCCTACGGTCTCTTCACGCTGACTTCAGCGTTCGCTTACCTCGGAATCGGTCGTCTGAGTGACCGGTTCGGCGACCGCTCATTGCTTGTCACCCACACGTTTGGCATGGCACTGGTTTTATTGTACGTACCGATTGTGACGTCCATTAGCCACGTCTACCTGATTCAAATCATCATGGGAATACTTGGTGCGTTGCAAAAGAACACGGAAAAAACAATCCTTGCCCGGCAGGAACTTGCCTTGACGACGGTTGGCCGGACAATCGGCCGCTATCATTTCAAGACATCATTATGGTCGGCACTTGGAATCATAGCTGCCGGTTATCTGATTGATTTTTTAACGATTGGCAGTCTGTTTTACATCATCTCTGCCGTCTATTTTTATGTAACGTTGCGTTTACTGTGGGACCGTCCACGTTCAGAAAAAAAACATACGGAAGATTCATCATCGGGTGTCGAAGCGGGTATAAAGAAGTAG
- a CDS encoding ABC transporter ATP-binding protein — protein MIDVTHYSQAFGKRTVLRDVQFSIGQGEIVGLIGPSGSGKTTLIKSLIGLQQPTTGTIMVLGTKQPSLAQAENIGYMAQSDALYEDLTARGNLRYFGKLYGLKKARLRARIETVLEFVDLKKDADRPIHQFSGGMKRRLSLAIALIHEPSLLLLDEPTVGIDPALKKTFWHEFEQLRQSGVTVLVTTHVMDEAERCDRLLLIQHGRLIEAGTPNDLIQRFGSIDEAFIPKERV, from the coding sequence ATGATTGACGTAACCCATTACTCCCAAGCGTTCGGGAAACGCACGGTCTTGAGAGATGTCCAGTTTTCAATTGGTCAAGGTGAAATTGTCGGTTTAATTGGTCCGAGCGGTTCCGGAAAAACGACTTTAATCAAGTCGTTGATTGGTCTGCAACAACCAACGACCGGGACGATCATGGTTCTCGGCACCAAACAACCCTCGCTCGCCCAAGCGGAGAACATCGGCTACATGGCACAGTCGGATGCGCTTTATGAAGACTTAACGGCGCGCGGAAATCTGCGGTATTTCGGAAAACTATACGGTTTAAAAAAAGCACGTCTTCGAGCGCGCATCGAAACCGTCCTTGAATTCGTCGATTTGAAGAAAGATGCCGATCGTCCGATCCATCAATTTTCCGGTGGAATGAAAAGACGACTCAGTCTGGCCATCGCCTTGATCCACGAACCGAGTCTTCTGTTGCTCGATGAACCGACGGTCGGGATTGATCCCGCGCTTAAGAAAACATTTTGGCATGAGTTTGAACAACTGCGCCAGTCCGGTGTAACGGTACTCGTCACGACACATGTCATGGATGAAGCTGAGCGTTGCGACCGGTTATTGTTGATCCAACATGGTCGTCTAATCGAAGCCGGTACCCCCAATGATTTGATTCAACGTTTTGGTTCCATCGATGAAGCTTTCATTCCAAAGGAGCGAGTATAA
- a CDS encoding ABC transporter permease, with protein MQILTVAERVISQIFRDKRTIAMMFLAPLFVLFLLSTILGSSSDDVTIGTVDLPVTFQDTLKTKTDIRTFSSKAAGITAMKDRQIDALITFQKNQPKILIEGGDISKNAAALQLIQETLITIQGKQALTANTKLTATVQQLQQQLTQLTNQTFDTPQPASPTLTKPDIQFLYGNPDAELFDQIAPALMGFFIFLFVFIIAGVSFLRERSSGTLERTLATPLKRSSIVFGYFVGFFLFVTIQTILIQLFIVNVLDVTQQGNYFLLLFVNLLTASVALSLGLLLSSFSRTEFQLIQFIPLAIVPQIFFSGLFDLGDAPVWVEIINRLMPLTYAAHALQNIMTRGYGLQDIWLDLVVLAGFVLLFVALNMRALKKQRPV; from the coding sequence ATGCAAATTCTGACAGTAGCGGAACGTGTGATTTCACAAATTTTTCGGGATAAACGGACGATTGCCATGATGTTTCTCGCTCCCTTATTTGTTCTGTTCTTACTGTCGACGATTCTCGGTTCGAGCTCGGACGATGTGACAATCGGTACGGTCGATTTACCGGTGACCTTTCAAGATACACTGAAAACCAAAACAGACATCCGCACCTTTTCAAGCAAAGCGGCTGGTATCACTGCCATGAAGGATCGACAGATTGATGCCTTGATCACCTTTCAAAAGAATCAGCCGAAAATTTTAATTGAAGGCGGCGACATTTCAAAAAACGCCGCAGCGCTCCAACTCATTCAAGAAACCTTGATCACGATTCAAGGAAAACAAGCACTCACAGCCAATACGAAACTCACGGCAACCGTTCAACAGTTGCAACAACAATTGACGCAATTAACGAATCAAACATTCGATACGCCGCAACCTGCATCACCCACTCTTACCAAACCCGACATCCAATTTTTATACGGCAATCCGGATGCTGAATTATTTGATCAAATCGCCCCTGCCTTGATGGGGTTTTTCATCTTCCTATTTGTCTTCATCATTGCCGGTGTCAGCTTTTTACGGGAGCGGTCGAGCGGTACACTCGAACGGACGCTTGCGACGCCGCTCAAACGCTCGAGTATCGTCTTCGGTTATTTTGTCGGTTTCTTTTTATTCGTCACGATCCAGACGATTCTTATTCAGTTATTCATCGTCAACGTGCTTGACGTGACGCAACAGGGAAACTACTTCTTACTTTTGTTCGTCAATCTCCTGACGGCAAGTGTCGCCTTGTCGCTTGGTTTACTGCTGTCGAGTTTTTCCCGGACTGAATTTCAACTGATCCAGTTCATTCCGTTAGCCATCGTGCCTCAGATTTTCTTCAGCGGATTGTTTGATTTGGGTGATGCTCCCGTGTGGGTCGAAATCATTAATCGGTTGATGCCATTGACTTATGCCGCGCATGCTCTGCAAAATATCATGACTCGGGGCTACGGGCTTCAAGACATTTGGCTCGATCTTGTCGTATTGGCAGGTTTTGTCCTCCTGTTCGTCGCACTCAATATGCGGGCTCTCAAAAAACAACGCCCGGTCTAA
- a CDS encoding MFS transporter — protein sequence MNRFTTLLVSQWVANAGDALYIVALIATLYAETGQASTAALFPIAVTAGMAMSGFFFASLARRFRHASLLLFSQLIKTVTLGVIVFLDLPIASLLVCVVWIAFLDGFARPIESAFLPRITDDLQKANSLVQGTNQVVQLVMWPLGAIFVSVGSPHLVLMISFGLFIGATLWTTLFHRQVRQLADPVEDSDESPTFQSSFRYTRTHPAARLNTTLLGIDAFASTAWISALFLVYIDTHLALSRSWWGILNAFYLLSMIGGSYYMLRRTKRKPLLISSVVLSIGATVLFASAPHVVFAIIACIMQGAASQLRAIDMNTRLQEATPIARLPYVYSMQQTVYTLSFCLGSLVFGLLADRLNIEIVYWIAAVIALLMLPSARRLQQSVPASAERHVS from the coding sequence ATGAACCGATTTACAACTTTACTGGTCAGCCAGTGGGTAGCAAATGCGGGAGATGCGCTCTACATCGTCGCTCTCATCGCTACCCTGTATGCTGAAACCGGACAGGCCAGCACAGCTGCCCTGTTCCCGATTGCCGTGACGGCAGGCATGGCCATGAGCGGATTTTTCTTTGCTTCTCTTGCACGACGCTTTCGACATGCATCCTTGCTGTTGTTTAGCCAACTTATTAAAACCGTCACACTGGGAGTGATCGTTTTTCTTGATCTTCCCATTGCTTCTCTTCTCGTGTGCGTCGTTTGGATTGCGTTCCTCGATGGTTTTGCACGTCCCATCGAGAGTGCCTTTCTGCCTCGGATCACCGATGATTTGCAAAAAGCCAACAGTTTGGTCCAAGGAACCAATCAAGTCGTCCAACTCGTGATGTGGCCGCTTGGAGCCATTTTCGTCAGTGTTGGGTCTCCGCATCTTGTTTTGATGATTTCCTTCGGCTTGTTTATCGGAGCGACCCTTTGGACAACGTTGTTTCATCGTCAAGTGCGTCAGCTGGCTGATCCGGTCGAAGATTCGGACGAATCGCCAACATTTCAATCGAGTTTTCGATATACCCGCACACATCCGGCTGCCCGCCTCAATACGACGTTGCTCGGCATCGATGCGTTTGCAAGCACTGCCTGGATTTCAGCGTTGTTTCTTGTTTATATCGATACGCACCTCGCGCTGTCCCGCAGCTGGTGGGGAATTCTCAATGCCTTTTACCTGCTGAGTATGATCGGCGGCAGTTACTATATGCTCCGTCGCACGAAGCGGAAACCCTTGTTGATTAGCAGTGTCGTATTATCGATTGGTGCAACGGTCCTCTTCGCCTCGGCACCGCATGTCGTCTTTGCCATCATTGCCTGTATCATGCAAGGCGCAGCCAGTCAGTTACGAGCCATTGACATGAACACGCGGTTGCAGGAAGCTACACCAATCGCCCGGTTACCTTATGTTTACAGCATGCAGCAAACCGTCTATACACTGAGTTTTTGTCTCGGCAGTTTAGTGTTTGGTCTGCTTGCGGACCGCTTGAACATCGAAATCGTGTACTGGATCGCCGCTGTCATCGCTCTGTTGATGCTTCCGTCGGCACGGCGGCTTCAACAGTCCGTCCCCGCCTCCGCGGAACGCCACGTTTCGTGA
- a CDS encoding HAMP domain-containing sensor histidine kinase produces MKSWLNRTIGRQIMFAFYMIILTLVLTSAGVYFYTKNQVQDSRQELLTLNDHRTRATNLYESWQSLQYEMRGFVLLGDRAMLEEIERKKDAINRQTTWFEKNARFKEEEQYATDARTLYSAYTERVMPSLTNYVAAKKDGDVTEPFLQMATLGKVTQAQQLDPDRNFNIQTKSAADMSSSIVDMETVFTEYRNSLNKQELAAQDKLGKQVNTSQILGFINLAVLLLIIALLVRPFVSKLTGQLRQLNRESSRLAKGEDATPIHVVNERDEIGELTTTFNQMAAAISAQKMQLVSSNDELQSQQEELVAQQEELQTQQEELEEALDITLRNETHLRYRNELTETLASRETLTAYPAIIEKLITITDAELGAIVFLEEDRYTDIVSYGMTVDQERKLLTSSMSLLERARMHKRAVRSTKQVTSDHPLPYPYSMYETVVPVMDPATNTMIASIYLVRYRDQFNDDQTGEIWSFSRQLALSLLRMRVFDEIEREREKTSKLLHSIREAVIYIEGGKIFANKPLLALFHHPAHDQFNDDGLMTLDVKIEELAVQVDQHEAFLDYMDRVCSHEIPTEGLSLSLNKEERFVQVYAEGIHYGGRFRGTMLVLRDVTIETGIDRMKSEFVSTVSHELRTPLASIFGYTELMLAKDLPADRQQRYLTTIHTETQRLTSLVNDFLDVQRMESSQQQYHFKALDLADLIQEVAEFQAGSATHHQLSLDTGDTPLRWIEADEAKMRQLFGNLINNAIKYSPDGGQVELKLEELDDRLRVTVTDEGIGIPRQALPELFGKFYRVDNSDSRKIGGTGLGLAICQEIVRAHEGLIHVESTEGKGSVFTVELPFVQADVLLEEIIEAPTASNSQLRKR; encoded by the coding sequence ATGAAATCATGGCTTAATCGTACGATTGGACGCCAAATTATGTTCGCCTTCTATATGATTATTCTGACACTCGTGCTGACCTCAGCCGGTGTTTACTTTTATACGAAAAATCAAGTGCAGGATTCGCGTCAGGAACTCTTGACGTTGAACGATCATCGAACACGAGCGACGAACTTATATGAATCCTGGCAGAGTCTTCAATATGAAATGCGTGGATTCGTCCTGTTAGGTGATAGGGCGATGCTTGAAGAAATCGAACGGAAAAAAGACGCCATTAATCGCCAGACGACGTGGTTCGAAAAAAATGCGCGTTTTAAAGAAGAAGAACAATATGCAACCGATGCCCGGACACTCTACAGTGCCTATACGGAACGTGTCATGCCAAGTTTAACGAACTATGTTGCCGCTAAAAAAGACGGTGATGTGACGGAACCGTTTCTGCAGATGGCGACGCTCGGAAAAGTGACGCAGGCGCAGCAACTTGATCCGGACCGGAATTTCAACATCCAAACAAAAAGTGCAGCTGATATGAGTTCGAGCATCGTTGATATGGAAACGGTGTTCACGGAGTATCGTAACTCATTGAACAAACAAGAGTTGGCAGCGCAAGATAAGCTTGGAAAACAAGTGAATACGTCGCAAATTCTTGGTTTCATCAATTTAGCAGTCCTGTTACTTATCATTGCCTTACTCGTTCGCCCGTTCGTGTCGAAGTTGACCGGACAATTGCGTCAACTCAACCGGGAAAGCAGTCGTTTGGCAAAAGGGGAAGACGCTACACCGATTCACGTCGTGAACGAGCGAGACGAAATTGGGGAATTGACGACGACCTTTAATCAAATGGCGGCGGCGATTTCCGCACAAAAAATGCAACTCGTCTCAAGCAACGACGAACTGCAAAGTCAGCAAGAAGAATTGGTGGCGCAACAAGAAGAGTTGCAAACACAACAAGAAGAGCTGGAAGAAGCTCTTGATATAACGTTACGCAATGAAACACATTTGCGTTACCGGAACGAATTGACGGAAACCCTCGCGTCACGCGAGACATTAACGGCCTATCCGGCCATCATCGAGAAGTTGATTACGATCACGGATGCCGAGTTAGGGGCAATCGTCTTCCTCGAAGAAGACCGCTATACGGATATCGTCTCTTACGGGATGACCGTCGATCAGGAACGTAAACTCTTGACGTCCTCGATGTCTTTGCTCGAGCGGGCGCGCATGCACAAACGGGCTGTCCGATCGACGAAACAGGTCACGAGTGATCATCCGCTTCCGTATCCATACAGCATGTATGAAACGGTCGTTCCGGTCATGGACCCGGCGACGAACACGATGATTGCGAGCATTTATCTCGTTCGATACCGCGATCAGTTTAATGACGATCAGACGGGAGAGATTTGGTCGTTCTCGCGTCAGTTGGCATTATCACTCCTGCGGATGCGGGTGTTTGATGAAATCGAGCGGGAACGCGAGAAAACGTCGAAACTGTTGCACTCGATCCGTGAAGCCGTCATCTATATCGAAGGTGGAAAAATCTTCGCCAATAAACCGTTGTTGGCGTTGTTCCACCATCCGGCACATGATCAGTTCAACGACGACGGTTTGATGACGCTTGATGTCAAAATCGAAGAGTTGGCCGTTCAAGTCGACCAACATGAAGCGTTTTTGGATTATATGGATCGTGTGTGCAGCCATGAGATACCGACGGAAGGATTGTCATTATCTCTGAATAAAGAAGAACGGTTCGTCCAGGTCTATGCGGAAGGCATCCATTATGGCGGTCGATTCCGCGGGACGATGCTCGTCTTACGTGATGTGACGATTGAGACGGGAATCGATCGGATGAAGTCAGAATTCGTATCGACGGTCTCCCATGAATTGCGGACACCACTCGCTTCCATCTTTGGTTACACGGAATTGATGCTTGCGAAAGATTTGCCGGCGGATCGACAACAACGCTACTTGACGACGATTCATACCGAGACACAACGTCTGACGAGTCTCGTTAATGATTTCCTCGACGTTCAGCGGATGGAATCGAGCCAACAGCAGTATCATTTCAAGGCACTTGACCTTGCAGACTTGATTCAGGAAGTGGCCGAATTCCAAGCCGGTTCTGCGACACATCATCAATTGAGTCTCGATACAGGGGATACACCGTTACGTTGGATTGAGGCAGATGAAGCGAAGATGCGGCAACTGTTTGGAAACCTGATAAACAACGCCATCAAGTATTCACCGGACGGCGGACAGGTTGAGTTAAAACTCGAAGAATTAGATGACCGGTTACGCGTCACGGTTACGGACGAAGGCATCGGCATTCCGCGTCAAGCGTTACCGGAGTTGTTTGGTAAGTTTTATCGGGTCGATAACTCCGACAGCCGGAAAATCGGCGGGACCGGTCTTGGTCTGGCGATTTGTCAAGAAATCGTCCGGGCACATGAAGGATTGATTCATGTGGAATCGACGGAAGGAAAGGGTTCGGTCTTTACAGTCGAACTGCCATTCGTTCAAGCAGATGTATTGCTTGAAGAAATCATTGAGGCACCAACAGCTTCAAACAGTCAGCTTCGTAAACGATAA
- a CDS encoding DNA topoisomerase III — translation MQLIIAEKPKQAEKLAAPYPSVKRDGYIEIKPCDRFPAGAKLAYAVGHLCELQEPAHYDAKWKRWNYDHLPIIPERFDYRLSRGKSKAFQVIKKLLNERTTTSIIIASDAEREGEAIVRLILRLANNAKPIQRLWISSLTPQAVDHGFANLLDGKETENLFHEAMSRACADWLIGMNASRAYTTLLKKKGIADVFSLGRVQTPTLSLIVEREKQIETFRPETFFEVEADFTRYKGKYINIKKQTKITERSLAETIVARTPGTGVVAAVDKTEQVEKPPFWFSLSLLQTEASRRFGLGAKETLDIAQKLYIRGWISYPRTDSSFVSKDEASQFPKILKRLLKQPEYTELTDIVTNNITNNKRYVNSAKVSDHYAIIPTEEAGAVAKLTGRDAQVYDLIVRRFLAAFAPDARSEKTEIITEREQDRFITKGSRSLELGFKKVLKVEAKEQELPALEIGQQVPIKSAKLLEKQTEPPKRYTEGTLILGMKTAGKVLENELQAIMKEIEGLGTEATRAGIIDGLKRREYIQVKKKELHPTAKGRILIEAVSGSILASPEMTAKWESRLDQIGKGEASAAQFVDQAKKLSQHLVQDAKTRVEQLEVDPTQVPAKRARGATNRLVGICPVCQAELLDRGKFYGCSAYQKNNCGFTLPKTILGARLTQTELKKLLANGKTKPLDMKKNGRTFQAMLYLEQNQLKFEFVKGEA, via the coding sequence ATGCAATTAATCATTGCGGAAAAACCGAAACAAGCTGAAAAACTGGCAGCGCCGTATCCATCGGTCAAGCGGGACGGCTATATTGAAATCAAACCGTGTGACCGATTTCCGGCCGGGGCAAAGCTTGCTTATGCCGTCGGCCATTTATGTGAACTCCAGGAACCGGCCCATTACGATGCCAAATGGAAACGATGGAACTATGACCATCTTCCGATCATCCCGGAACGGTTCGACTACCGGTTATCCCGGGGAAAAAGCAAAGCGTTCCAAGTCATCAAGAAGTTACTGAACGAACGGACGACGACTTCCATCATTATAGCATCGGATGCCGAGCGAGAGGGAGAGGCAATCGTCCGATTGATTCTCCGATTGGCCAATAACGCGAAACCGATTCAGCGCCTTTGGATTTCCAGTCTGACACCGCAGGCCGTAGATCACGGTTTTGCGAATCTGCTCGATGGCAAAGAAACCGAGAATCTGTTCCATGAGGCGATGAGTCGCGCCTGTGCCGACTGGCTAATCGGGATGAATGCTTCACGGGCTTATACGACGTTGCTCAAGAAAAAAGGTATCGCCGACGTCTTTTCACTGGGACGGGTCCAGACGCCGACGCTATCGTTAATCGTTGAGCGGGAGAAGCAGATCGAGACCTTCCGTCCGGAAACGTTTTTTGAAGTCGAAGCGGACTTTACCCGGTATAAAGGAAAATACATCAATATCAAAAAACAAACGAAGATTACAGAACGGAGCCTCGCGGAAACGATTGTTGCCCGAACTCCAGGAACAGGTGTCGTAGCGGCGGTCGATAAGACGGAACAAGTTGAAAAGCCGCCATTTTGGTTCAGTTTATCGTTGTTGCAAACGGAAGCGAGCCGGCGTTTCGGACTCGGCGCAAAAGAAACACTCGATATTGCGCAAAAACTGTACATCCGGGGTTGGATCAGTTATCCGCGGACTGATTCGTCGTTTGTCTCAAAAGATGAAGCGAGCCAGTTTCCGAAGATTTTAAAACGACTTTTGAAACAGCCGGAGTATACCGAACTGACGGATATCGTGACGAACAACATTACGAACAATAAACGGTACGTCAATTCAGCGAAGGTCAGCGATCATTATGCGATCATCCCGACGGAAGAAGCGGGAGCTGTTGCGAAACTGACAGGACGTGACGCACAAGTCTATGATTTGATCGTCCGTCGTTTCTTAGCGGCGTTTGCTCCGGATGCCCGGTCGGAAAAAACGGAAATCATTACGGAACGAGAACAGGACCGCTTCATCACAAAAGGCAGCCGGTCGCTTGAGTTAGGATTCAAGAAAGTCTTGAAGGTTGAAGCGAAAGAGCAGGAACTGCCGGCACTTGAAATCGGACAACAGGTACCGATTAAAAGCGCGAAGTTACTCGAGAAACAAACGGAACCGCCAAAACGCTACACGGAAGGAACCTTGATTCTCGGGATGAAAACGGCCGGAAAAGTGCTTGAAAATGAACTTCAAGCCATCATGAAGGAAATCGAGGGACTTGGAACAGAAGCAACCCGTGCCGGTATCATCGACGGACTGAAACGCCGGGAATACATTCAAGTGAAGAAAAAAGAACTTCATCCGACGGCGAAAGGACGGATTCTGATTGAAGCCGTCAGCGGAAGTATTCTCGCCTCGCCGGAGATGACTGCGAAATGGGAAAGCCGGCTGGATCAAATCGGGAAGGGTGAGGCTTCAGCGGCTCAGTTCGTCGATCAGGCGAAGAAACTGTCGCAACATTTAGTTCAGGATGCAAAAACACGGGTCGAACAATTAGAAGTCGATCCGACCCAGGTACCGGCAAAACGGGCGCGGGGCGCAACGAACCGGCTGGTTGGCATCTGTCCGGTCTGTCAGGCAGAGTTGCTCGATCGAGGCAAATTTTACGGGTGCAGTGCCTATCAGAAGAACAATTGCGGGTTTACCCTGCCGAAGACGATTCTCGGGGCACGCCTGACGCAAACCGAACTGAAAAAACTGCTTGCGAATGGAAAAACAAAGCCGCTTGATATGAAAAAAAATGGACGGACCTTCCAGGCGATGCTGTATTTGGAACAAAATCAATTGAAATTCGAGTTTGTGAAGGGAGAAGCTTGA
- a CDS encoding DMT family transporter: MPYFTLFMALFFISTSAIFVKWAETPIEAVAFYRMLFSTLLLLPLIHLKELLSLSSTTIRHMILSGILLAGHFWLWFLSLDYTTVASSTLFVTASPIFVLIGNAVFFKQHPSRKALFFVGVALLGGGLVAYGDIAVGPRALIGDGLALLATILVAGYWLLGQHVRTSVSTNTYSFGVYAVSSVVLLLFSLIQSVNLVGSFQTDWKIYILLAVFPTLLGHNLFNWALSRVSASIVSITILGEAVWGMIFGYFLFQESLTWIQITGAALLLVGIGLFLRRNERDIREQFAKQNAATTAE; encoded by the coding sequence ATGCCCTATTTCACTTTATTCATGGCACTCTTTTTTATCTCGACATCTGCAATTTTCGTTAAATGGGCCGAAACCCCGATTGAAGCGGTTGCTTTTTACAGAATGTTGTTTTCGACACTGTTGCTGTTACCGTTGATTCACCTGAAAGAATTACTTAGTCTCAGTTCAACGACCATCCGACATATGATTTTAAGCGGAATTCTCTTAGCCGGTCATTTTTGGCTGTGGTTCCTGTCCCTTGATTATACGACAGTTGCCAGCTCGACGCTCTTCGTAACCGCGAGTCCGATTTTCGTTTTGATCGGGAACGCTGTCTTCTTTAAACAACATCCGTCAAGAAAAGCCCTCTTTTTCGTCGGCGTCGCGTTGCTTGGCGGCGGACTTGTCGCTTACGGTGACATCGCGGTCGGTCCAAGAGCGCTGATCGGAGACGGACTCGCCTTGCTTGCGACGATTCTTGTCGCCGGTTACTGGCTGCTCGGTCAGCATGTCCGGACAAGCGTCTCGACGAACACGTATTCATTCGGTGTCTATGCCGTGTCCTCCGTCGTTCTGTTACTGTTTTCGCTCATTCAGTCGGTCAATCTAGTCGGTTCATTCCAAACTGATTGGAAAATTTATATTTTACTCGCTGTTTTCCCGACGCTGCTTGGTCACAACTTATTTAACTGGGCCTTGTCGCGTGTCAGCGCTAGTATCGTCAGCATCACGATTCTCGGTGAAGCCGTTTGGGGGATGATTTTCGGATACTTCCTGTTCCAAGAGTCGTTGACCTGGATTCAAATCACCGGTGCTGCCTTACTGCTCGTCGGAATCGGTCTGTTCCTCCGGCGCAACGAACGGGATATCCGGGAACAATTCGCCAAACAAAATGCCGCTACGACTGCGGAATAA
- a CDS encoding MDR family MFS transporter, producing the protein MRKNVTIALLLATFLAAIEGTIVATATPVMASELNGAKLVSWIFAGFLLFMAVSTPIYGKMADLYGRKRVLLFGIGVFTVASLACGLAQSMETLILFRAAQGIGAGAVLPIAMTIIGDLYTYEERGKIQGVLSAVWGISGVAGPLVGGFLVETLSWRYIFLLNVPFALISFIMIVLFYKENVTETSRKIDYRGAILFATGMSALLYGLLSGSETESFAEPLILISFAVSVVLLFWFYRVEKKAADPLLPPVVIRHPVILVINLAVFFSAWVLVSMSAYIPIFAQGVLGKSPTEAGFMLMPLSLFWTLTAIVGGRTIGIASPRYRTMTGMGLLVIGMTILIGIGRESSDVFIYLAVSLIGIGFGLAQPVFMVVLQTSVDWSLRGSATAVNSFLSTTGQTLGVAIFGTLFNVSIIQAFSDSKLLSGYSIDPFFQAGTAARYGADVQSAAEQALANGLHLVFIGGLVCAILAFFMTFRLPKVRPEDPTN; encoded by the coding sequence TTGAGGAAAAATGTCACGATTGCCTTATTATTAGCTACATTTTTGGCAGCGATTGAAGGAACGATCGTTGCAACAGCGACACCCGTCATGGCGAGCGAGTTGAATGGTGCTAAACTCGTCAGTTGGATTTTCGCCGGGTTCTTACTGTTCATGGCCGTATCGACACCGATTTATGGAAAGATGGCTGACTTGTACGGAAGAAAACGAGTCCTGTTGTTCGGAATCGGGGTCTTCACGGTCGCATCGCTTGCGTGTGGACTGGCTCAATCGATGGAAACATTGATTCTGTTCCGGGCCGCGCAAGGAATTGGTGCCGGAGCCGTCCTGCCGATTGCGATGACCATCATCGGAGATTTGTATACATACGAGGAACGCGGAAAAATCCAGGGCGTTTTAAGTGCGGTTTGGGGAATCTCCGGTGTCGCCGGTCCGCTAGTCGGCGGTTTTTTGGTCGAGACGTTATCGTGGCGCTATATCTTTTTGTTAAATGTTCCGTTTGCCTTGATCTCCTTTATCATGATCGTCCTGTTCTATAAAGAAAATGTTACCGAAACGTCACGCAAGATTGATTACCGGGGAGCGATTTTATTTGCGACCGGGATGAGTGCCCTGCTGTACGGATTACTCTCCGGGAGTGAGACCGAATCATTTGCCGAACCGCTGATTTTAATCAGTTTTGCGGTCAGTGTGGTCCTGTTGTTTTGGTTTTACCGGGTCGAGAAAAAAGCAGCTGATCCGTTATTGCCACCTGTGGTCATCCGCCATCCGGTCATTCTCGTCATCAATCTGGCCGTCTTCTTTTCTGCCTGGGTACTCGTCTCGATGTCGGCGTACATCCCGATTTTTGCGCAAGGTGTTCTCGGGAAAAGTCCGACCGAAGCCGGCTTCATGCTGATGCCGTTATCCTTGTTTTGGACACTGACTGCGATCGTTGGCGGGCGGACGATTGGCATCGCCTCGCCGCGCTACCGGACGATGACCGGAATGGGATTACTCGTCATCGGGATGACGATTTTAATCGGAATCGGACGGGAATCAAGCGATGTCTTCATTTATTTGGCTGTCTCGTTGATCGGGATCGGTTTCGGATTGGCACAACCGGTCTTCATGGTCGTCTTACAGACATCAGTCGACTGGTCGCTCCGTGGATCGGCGACTGCCGTCAACTCGTTTTTGAGTACGACGGGTCAAACGCTTGGTGTGGCGATATTCGGAACATTGTTTAACGTCTCGATCATCCAGGCATTTTCCGACTCGAAGCTGCTTTCCGGCTACTCGATTGATCCGTTTTTCCAGGCCGGTACGGCAGCCCGTTACGGAGCAGACGTTCAATCGGCCGCGGAACAGGCGCTCGCAAACGGACTGCACCTCGTCTTCATCGGGGGGCTCGTCTGTGCCATCCTTGCCTTTTTCATGACCTTCCGACTGCCGAAAGTCCGTCCGGAAGATCCGACCAATTAA